One Luteibacter aegosomaticola genomic window carries:
- a CDS encoding PA domain-containing protein: MIRRSLLFTAIAAAGLFCAMGASAAEIKIVNQDVGTGKGLDDPTPATPVGGNPGTTVGKQALNVYQFAADVWGAVLQSDVTIVNNATFEKLSCDATSGVLGSSGTTYIFYFDDTSTLPPRAVRNTWYHSALFDALSGEDGAPGEADIQSQFNGALGSTGCLEGSKWYFGLDGNTPAGSINFLNVVLHEMAHGLGFSGFNSLTSGSPYVGDDGVARPDIYSTFVYNDTQKKKWYDLTNAQRVTAALDDGNLVFTGPTVKAEAPLALGLPDVFRVSAPAAAAGDYQYAQGAFGPTATAANFSGSVVQAAPADACTAITNGAAISGKIALIDRGTCNFTDKVAFAQAAGAKAVLVANNQAGAITPGGTPTTTINIPTIAVSQVDGNKLKANLTGLTGAVGKGTGLAGADAQGNVQLYAPTVLAQGSSFSHYDTRLTPNAIMEYAINQDLMGQIDVDLTPALFKDEGWGLNTTGQLLLTCNTGIPTLVPGGVIVGANVISNAKTIAGDAATLAVYRTGVRGYASTLAGSGLITAAQASSLNACLSDAETQKQYTAWHVAIPDAVGLGNNVGLGNQSGAAGSTKVYSLDVPAGAKALTFRTAGGSGDVSIAVQAPGATAFTAVANRAGNAEVYTKATPAQGTWYLQVTGVKAYSGVTVQAVYTK, translated from the coding sequence ATGATCCGTCGCAGCCTTCTCTTCACCGCTATCGCCGCCGCCGGGCTGTTCTGCGCCATGGGCGCCAGCGCCGCGGAGATCAAGATCGTCAACCAGGACGTCGGCACCGGCAAGGGCCTCGACGATCCGACCCCGGCCACGCCAGTGGGTGGTAACCCGGGCACGACCGTCGGCAAGCAGGCGCTCAACGTCTATCAGTTCGCCGCCGACGTGTGGGGCGCCGTCCTGCAGAGCGACGTCACCATCGTCAACAACGCGACCTTCGAGAAGCTCTCGTGCGATGCGACGTCGGGCGTGCTTGGCTCCTCCGGCACCACCTACATTTTCTATTTCGACGACACCAGCACGCTGCCGCCGCGCGCCGTGCGTAACACCTGGTACCACTCGGCGCTGTTCGATGCATTGAGCGGTGAGGATGGTGCACCCGGTGAGGCTGATATCCAGAGCCAGTTCAACGGCGCACTGGGTTCCACCGGTTGCCTTGAGGGATCCAAGTGGTACTTCGGCCTGGATGGCAACACGCCGGCGGGATCGATCAACTTCCTCAACGTCGTGCTGCACGAAATGGCACACGGCCTCGGCTTCTCCGGCTTCAACAGCCTCACCAGCGGTTCGCCGTACGTCGGTGACGATGGCGTCGCGCGTCCGGACATCTATTCCACCTTCGTCTACAACGATACGCAGAAGAAGAAGTGGTATGACCTGACCAACGCGCAGCGCGTCACCGCCGCACTGGATGACGGCAACCTCGTCTTCACCGGCCCGACGGTGAAGGCCGAAGCACCGCTCGCCCTCGGCCTGCCCGATGTGTTCCGCGTGTCGGCACCAGCTGCAGCGGCCGGAGATTACCAGTACGCCCAGGGCGCGTTCGGCCCGACCGCGACCGCCGCGAATTTCAGTGGCAGCGTGGTGCAGGCCGCTCCGGCCGATGCATGCACGGCCATCACCAACGGCGCGGCTATCAGCGGCAAGATTGCCCTGATCGATCGCGGCACCTGCAACTTCACCGACAAGGTGGCGTTCGCGCAGGCTGCCGGTGCGAAGGCCGTGCTCGTCGCCAACAACCAGGCGGGTGCGATCACCCCGGGTGGCACCCCGACCACCACGATCAATATCCCGACGATCGCGGTGAGCCAGGTGGACGGCAACAAGCTCAAGGCCAACCTCACGGGCCTGACCGGTGCCGTCGGCAAGGGCACCGGCCTCGCTGGCGCCGATGCGCAGGGCAACGTCCAGCTCTATGCACCGACCGTGCTCGCCCAGGGCTCGTCGTTCTCGCATTACGACACGCGCCTGACGCCGAACGCGATCATGGAATACGCGATCAACCAGGACCTGATGGGCCAGATCGACGTGGACCTGACGCCGGCCTTGTTCAAGGACGAAGGCTGGGGCCTGAACACCACGGGCCAGTTGCTGCTCACCTGCAACACCGGCATTCCGACCCTCGTCCCGGGCGGCGTGATCGTCGGTGCGAACGTGATCTCCAACGCGAAGACGATCGCCGGTGATGCCGCCACGCTCGCGGTGTACCGCACCGGCGTGCGCGGCTACGCCTCGACCCTGGCGGGCTCCGGCCTGATCACCGCGGCGCAGGCTTCCAGCCTCAATGCGTGCCTGAGCGATGCGGAGACGCAGAAGCAGTACACCGCGTGGCATGTCGCCATCCCGGATGCCGTTGGCCTCGGTAACAACGTGGGTCTCGGCAACCAGTCGGGCGCGGCGGGTAGCACCAAGGTGTACTCGCTCGATGTGCCGGCCGGCGCGAAGGCGCTGACCTTCCGTACGGCAGGTGGCTCCGGTGATGTCTCGATCGCGGTGCAGGCACCGGGTGCGACGGCGTTTACCGCCGTGGCTAACCGCGCCGGCAACGCCGAGGTCTACACCAAGGCCACGCCTGCCCAGGGCACCTGGTACCTCCAGGTCACCGGCGTGAAGGCCTATAGCGGCGTCACGGTCCAGGCGGTTTACACGAAGTAA
- a CDS encoding post-PEP-CTERM-1 domain-containing protein, with the protein MYSRTLAQAVGLVLTGVFTLATAAQAADAPKTAAPQTVVVQGVQVAIDPATGRLREPTAEERAALSKAFGVQQQSVSASKLAAGQPRTAAEAKSTFRSVSLSNGVRAKAVRVPQELMSSVVAERQPDGSVSIHHDDHGVQAAPKAPEVVK; encoded by the coding sequence ATGTATTCACGAACACTGGCACAGGCCGTCGGCCTGGTGCTGACGGGCGTCTTCACCCTCGCGACAGCGGCGCAGGCCGCCGACGCACCGAAGACCGCCGCACCGCAGACCGTCGTCGTACAAGGCGTGCAGGTCGCTATCGATCCGGCCACCGGCCGGCTTCGCGAACCCACCGCTGAAGAACGCGCCGCCTTGTCGAAGGCGTTTGGCGTTCAGCAGCAGAGCGTGTCGGCATCGAAGCTCGCTGCCGGCCAGCCGCGCACCGCGGCCGAGGCGAAGTCCACCTTCCGTAGCGTGTCGCTCAGCAATGGCGTCCGCGCCAAGGCCGTGCGCGTGCCGCAGGAACTGATGAGCAGCGTGGTCGCCGAACGCCAGCCGGATGGCAGCGTCAGCATCCACCACGACGACCATGGCGTGCAGGCCGCGCCGAAGGCGCCGGAGGTGGTGAAATGA
- a CDS encoding S8 family peptidase has protein sequence MFARSLVASFVLATAPAVFAAGAAPHATYNVSTLRASSGYDRFIVTYRDGTTQRSDHAAATQAVSAALSRAAGTTASLRAGKAAAAPVASYARKLGTGADLVRVSRKLSATEAQALIRQIATDPSVAHVQADVMMQKVRDIPAAAAVSPVVVNDQYYARYQWHFRAPDGTAEKIGSDANSYANKGGSNVANAWNLSDGTGVTVAVLDTGITNHPDIDLSLADAGYDFISDAYVSGRATDGRVSGGWDLGDWTTDDKYLATNGGCVDANNPAEDSSWHGTHVSGNIAELTNNTTGMAGIAYKAKVLPVRVLGHCGGYSSDIADGIVWASGGHVDGVPDNTHPAQVINMSLGGEGKCSDDDVTADAITAAISRGTTVVVAAGNEDDDTANYSPSSCPGVIAVASNGITGKRAFYSNYGTGVTISAPGGGVYPNDASSGTPVSAGFSWSAINDGTHEPTTADYGGMAGTSQATPHVAGTVALMLAATKGASLPTPTPAQIKALLTSTAHSFSSTEASKPIGAGIVDAYAAVNKALGNDTGPGEPDVTALTNGTSVKASGDGSAKVYSIDVPAGARTLVFTTSGGSGDVSIAVKNGSAGTETVSAKKATNNETVTVARPAAGTWYLTVTSPASYANVNVLVRFTAP, from the coding sequence ATGTTTGCGAGGTCGCTGGTCGCCTCGTTCGTGCTGGCGACCGCGCCGGCCGTCTTCGCCGCTGGGGCCGCGCCCCACGCCACCTACAACGTCAGCACACTGCGTGCGTCGAGCGGTTACGACCGTTTTATCGTCACGTATCGTGATGGCACCACCCAGCGCAGTGACCATGCCGCCGCCACCCAGGCCGTGAGCGCGGCGCTCTCGCGGGCGGCCGGTACCACCGCCTCGCTCCGCGCGGGCAAGGCCGCGGCCGCACCGGTGGCCAGCTACGCCCGCAAGCTCGGCACGGGTGCCGACCTGGTTCGTGTCTCACGCAAGCTTTCCGCGACCGAGGCCCAGGCCCTGATCCGCCAGATCGCCACCGACCCCAGCGTTGCCCACGTCCAGGCCGACGTGATGATGCAGAAGGTGCGCGATATCCCGGCCGCGGCGGCCGTGAGTCCGGTGGTGGTCAACGACCAGTACTACGCGCGCTACCAGTGGCATTTCCGCGCGCCGGATGGCACCGCTGAGAAGATCGGCTCCGATGCGAACAGCTACGCCAACAAGGGTGGTAGCAACGTCGCGAACGCGTGGAACCTCTCCGACGGCACGGGCGTGACCGTTGCCGTCCTCGATACCGGCATCACCAATCACCCAGACATCGACCTGTCGCTCGCCGACGCCGGCTACGACTTCATCTCCGACGCCTATGTTTCCGGCCGTGCTACGGACGGTCGTGTTTCCGGCGGCTGGGATCTCGGCGACTGGACCACCGACGACAAGTACCTCGCCACGAATGGCGGCTGCGTCGACGCGAACAATCCGGCCGAAGACTCCAGCTGGCACGGTACCCACGTGTCCGGCAACATCGCCGAGCTGACCAACAACACCACCGGCATGGCCGGTATCGCCTACAAGGCGAAGGTCCTTCCGGTCCGTGTGCTCGGCCATTGCGGCGGCTATAGCTCCGACATCGCCGATGGCATCGTCTGGGCGTCGGGTGGCCATGTCGATGGCGTGCCCGATAACACCCATCCTGCCCAGGTCATCAACATGAGCCTCGGTGGCGAGGGCAAGTGCAGCGACGACGACGTGACCGCGGATGCGATCACCGCCGCGATCTCGCGCGGCACCACCGTCGTGGTGGCAGCCGGCAACGAAGATGACGACACGGCGAACTACTCGCCTTCGAGCTGCCCGGGCGTCATCGCCGTGGCCTCGAACGGCATCACCGGCAAGCGCGCGTTCTACTCGAACTACGGCACGGGCGTGACGATCTCCGCGCCGGGTGGTGGTGTGTATCCGAACGATGCCTCGTCCGGCACGCCGGTTTCCGCGGGCTTCTCGTGGTCGGCGATCAACGACGGCACGCACGAGCCGACCACCGCCGATTACGGCGGCATGGCGGGTACGTCGCAGGCTACGCCGCATGTCGCGGGTACCGTGGCGCTGATGCTCGCGGCAACGAAGGGCGCGAGCCTGCCCACGCCGACGCCCGCACAGATCAAGGCGCTGCTCACTTCCACGGCGCATAGCTTCTCGTCCACGGAAGCCAGCAAGCCGATCGGTGCCGGCATCGTCGATGCCTACGCCGCGGTGAACAAGGCGCTCGGTAACGATACGGGCCCGGGCGAGCCGGATGTCACCGCGCTCACCAATGGCACGAGCGTGAAGGCGTCGGGCGATGGTTCGGCCAAGGTGTATTCGATCGACGTGCCGGCTGGCGCACGCACGCTGGTGTTCACCACCTCGGGCGGCAGCGGTGATGTCTCGATTGCCGTGAAGAACGGCAGCGCGGGCACCGAGACGGTGTCGGCGAAGAAGGCCACGAACAACGAGACCGTCACGGTCGCGCGTCCGGCTGCAGGCACCTGGTACCTCACGGTGACCAGCCCGGCTTCGTACGCCAACGTCAACGTCCTCGTGCGCTTTACCGCGCCGTAA